A segment of the Williamwhitmania taraxaci genome:
TTGTAAGTGGCGATTTTTACTGGTTTTCGGTTAATCGAAACCGTGTTTACTTTGCAGCAGTGGATTGCACAGGTCATGGGGTTCCGGGCGCATTTATGAGTATGCTGGGATTTACTATGCTCAACCAAATCGTATCAACGAATGAAGATTTAACCGCAGGTGAGATTCTTAATAGGCTTCGGGCGGATGTGAAGGAGGCTCTTCACCAAAAAGGTACAATGACCGAACCCCATGACGGAATGGATATTGCTTTATGTGTTTTGGATACCGATGATTTAACCCTTCAGTTTTCCGGCGCTCGTAACCCGCTTTATCTTATTCGTTATGGAGAACTTATTCAATACTCCGGCGATTTTATGCCCATTGGGCATGCTGGTAAACTAGAGAATAGGCCATTTACTAATCACTTAATACAGCTCCAGCGCGATGATATGATTTATCTTTTCTCCGATGGGTTTACCGATCAGTTTGGCGGTGTCAGTGGACAAAAATTTAAACGTACCCTCTTTAAGAAAACGCTACTTACTATTCACAAGGAGCCGCTAGCCATACAGGAGAAGATGCTGCAAGACACTCTTTCTTCGTGGAAACTTAACTACGAGCAGGTGGATGATATTTTGGTTTTTGGAATACGCTTTTAATAGTTTTCTTTTCCAAGCAATTCTTCCTAACTTTGTAAGATAATAGAGTATAACGAAACATCACAAATTGCTATGAAGTTACTTCTGATCAGTAATTCTACGATGGCGGGCCAACCATACCTGCAATATCCGCTCCCTAACATTAAGGCGTTTCTTGGTAGTGGCGTGAAAAAAGTTCTCTTTTTTCCTTTTGCTGCGGTTACCTTTTCCTACGATGAGTATGAGGAAAAAGTGCAGAAGAAGTTTGCGGAGATTGGTATTGAGGTTGAGTCCATTCACCATTCAAAAAATTTCAAGAAATCGATTAATGAGGCAGAGGCCTTTGTCGTGGGCGGCGGAAATACGTTTAGACTGCTGAAGGTTATACAACAAAATGATCTTATCGAAACTCTTCGTTTTAGAGTTCTCGACGGTACTCCGTTTGTTGGGTGGAGTGCTGGTTCGAACGTGGCTTGCCCTACTATTTGCACTACTAATGATATGCCCGTTACTGAGCCGGACAGTTTTAGTGCATTCAACCTTGTGCGATTCCAAATCAACCCTCACTATATGGATGCCAATCCTGATGGCCATGCCGGTGAGACCCGTGAGGAGAGAATACTGGAATTTCTTGAGATGGATCCAGATGTTTACGTTGTCGGTTTGCGCGAAGGTTGTATGATCCGAATTGAGGATGCTACCATTAGTTTGATTGGTGATAGAACGATGCGTATATTTAAAAAGGGCAAAGCCCCTCGGGAGGTTGGAACTAAAGATGATTTAGATTTCCTTTTCGATTAGAAAAATAAACTGAGGCCACCGTTTGGAGGCCTTTTTTTATTGCATACGGAACAGTTTCTTGCCATCTTTTGATAGTTGTAAATTTTTTGCGTGTTCATTAACGATTGGCATGAGCAATGGAACTATTAGCAAACGTCTTGAACTCATTTGTGAATGTGAGATAAATGGCCTTAATTGGGTTTTTATCAACAGTTGCCATGTTGTTTGAGGCGATTTACTATTTTTGTTGTCCCAAATCCTCCAATATGCGTGGTTTAGTTCAGCGAGTTATTCAAGCATCGGTTACTATTGATGGTAGTGTAGTTGCAGAAATAGGTAATGGGGTTTTGGTTTTAGTTGGCATTGAAGCGGCCGATACTACAGAGGATAGCAGTTGGCTGGCTTCTAAGATTTCGGCTTTGCGTATTTTTGACGACGAAAATGGCGTGATGAACAAATCTTTGGTGGAAATCAGAGGTGAAGCCCTTGTTGTGAGCCAGTTTACGCTACACGCCCTTACTAAGAAAGGGAATCGTCCTTCCTATATTAAGGCGGCGCGGCCAGAAGTGGCAATTCCTCTTTATGAGCAATTTATTTACGATTTGCAATTAACTATCTCTACACCAATAAAAACAGGTTCCTTTGGTGCGCACATGCAATTATCGCTCATTAATGACGGACCGGTCACGATTTGGATTGATACAAAAAGCCGAGAGTAATGGATTTTGAGGAATATCAAAAAATGGTTGATGCCTGGATTAAGGCATATGGAGTGCGTTACTTTAGCGAGTTAACCAATATGGCACTTCTCACCGAGGAGGTAGGCGAACTTGCACGACTTATGGCGCGTACTTATGGCGATCAGTCGTTTAAGAAAGACGACGAAAAGGGCAGTATAGGCGATGAACTTGCCGATGTTTTTTTCGTTCTAACTTGTATTGCAAATCAAACAGGGGTCGATCTAACTGAGGCTATTTCACGAAATTTTGAAAAAAAGACCTTGCGTGATGCAGATCGTCACCACCAGAACAAGAAGCTACTATAATGTATTTATATTTTCTTAATCAGTATATAACTCAAATTAACCGACATGAGTGAATCTTACTTAAACTACGAGCTTAAGGTTAACGAAAACGAAGTCAACAGCCTTGTTGCCGACGTTAAGCACAGTATCTCCCAGCACAGAACTGACGCTAATTTCAGGAAATGCCTAAGCTTAATCGACCTTACCTCTCTAAACGCGAATGACCCCATAGGCAAGGGAGCCGAGATGGGCGCAAAGGTTAGCAATTTCTCTTCCCATTTTCCCGGAATTCAAAATGTAGCGGCTATTTGTGTTTACCCGCCATTAGTTAAGGCCGTGAGGGATAACCTTTCGGATAAAGCCGTGAAAATTGCCGCTGTTGGTGCCGGATTTCCTTCCTCTCAAACATTTATAGAGGTGAAGGAATTAGAGTGTAAGAGAACTGTTGAGGCGGGAGCCGACGAGATTGATATCGTTATTTCGCTTGGTACATTTCTCTCGGGTGACCATAAAACAGTTTATAATGAGATTGCCGCTATTAAGAAAAACATTGG
Coding sequences within it:
- the dtd gene encoding D-aminoacyl-tRNA deacylase; this translates as MRGLVQRVIQASVTIDGSVVAEIGNGVLVLVGIEAADTTEDSSWLASKISALRIFDDENGVMNKSLVEIRGEALVVSQFTLHALTKKGNRPSYIKAARPEVAIPLYEQFIYDLQLTISTPIKTGSFGAHMQLSLINDGPVTIWIDTKSRE
- a CDS encoding nucleotide pyrophosphohydrolase, whose protein sequence is MDFEEYQKMVDAWIKAYGVRYFSELTNMALLTEEVGELARLMARTYGDQSFKKDDEKGSIGDELADVFFVLTCIANQTGVDLTEAISRNFEKKTLRDADRHHQNKKLL
- the pepE gene encoding dipeptidase PepE, yielding MKLLLISNSTMAGQPYLQYPLPNIKAFLGSGVKKVLFFPFAAVTFSYDEYEEKVQKKFAEIGIEVESIHHSKNFKKSINEAEAFVVGGGNTFRLLKVIQQNDLIETLRFRVLDGTPFVGWSAGSNVACPTICTTNDMPVTEPDSFSAFNLVRFQINPHYMDANPDGHAGETREERILEFLEMDPDVYVVGLREGCMIRIEDATISLIGDRTMRIFKKGKAPREVGTKDDLDFLFD
- the deoC gene encoding deoxyribose-phosphate aldolase — translated: MSESYLNYELKVNENEVNSLVADVKHSISQHRTDANFRKCLSLIDLTSLNANDPIGKGAEMGAKVSNFSSHFPGIQNVAAICVYPPLVKAVRDNLSDKAVKIAAVGAGFPSSQTFIEVKELECKRTVEAGADEIDIVISLGTFLSGDHKTVYNEIAAIKKNIGNAHLKVILETGALPTYDSIRLASLISMEAGCDFIKTSTGKMEPAATLEAAAIMCLSIKDYYNKHKIKIGFKPAGGIVTPDDALGYLLVVERILGDEWTNPELFRLGASRLANNLLSEITGKVVNYY